A region of Plantactinospora sp. BC1 DNA encodes the following proteins:
- a CDS encoding STAS domain-containing protein, producing MATERPFVDPAASSTTGQPPTGTPEAVPRLDPLSADPGTREEQTLDVAVDPRPDGDVTLRLDGYLDMDTVETLRRVFGQLLDRELASLTVDLSRLTFCDAAGIRALLECRAWTNALGGTLLVVSPSPFVRLIFEVTRVAELFGLPPATDT from the coding sequence ATGGCGACCGAGCGACCCTTCGTCGACCCGGCCGCCAGCTCGACGACGGGGCAACCCCCGACCGGTACCCCGGAAGCGGTTCCTCGGCTGGACCCGCTCTCCGCTGACCCGGGTACCCGCGAGGAGCAGACGCTCGACGTCGCCGTCGACCCTCGTCCCGACGGCGACGTGACGCTCCGGCTGGACGGATATCTGGACATGGACACGGTGGAGACGCTGCGCCGTGTCTTCGGACAACTGCTCGACCGAGAACTCGCCAGCCTCACCGTCGACCTCTCCCGGTTGACCTTCTGCGACGCGGCCGGGATCAGGGCGCTGCTCGAATGCCGGGCCTGGACCAACGCGCTCGGCGGCACGCTGCTGGTCGTCTCACCCAGTCCGTTCGTACGGCTGATCTTCGAGGTCACCCGGGTCGCCGAACTGTTCGGCCTCCCGCCGGCCACCGACACCTGA
- a CDS encoding ATP-binding protein, which yields MAPVIRCDVEVAGSYLLARLTGDLALVTTATVRAGLLQCLAEQPDGLLVDLSEMLVREATALSVFGTVARQAALWPGTPVLLCAPDPGTARLLAGGAFGRLAVFGSTREAVAAEPGRRLPSAGELLLPLAGSASRARDVVTEALTRWELPNLVAPVSIVATELVANAVLHARTMMDLRISRCPSQVMLSVCDGSTVGPRLCRPSPESAAGRGLMLVDATARRWGSLPTDGGKVVWAVFHTDARSPY from the coding sequence ATGGCTCCAGTGATCCGGTGTGACGTCGAGGTAGCGGGCAGTTACCTGCTGGCTCGGCTCACGGGTGACCTCGCCCTGGTGACCACCGCGACGGTGCGGGCCGGCCTGTTGCAGTGTCTCGCCGAGCAGCCGGACGGGCTGCTGGTCGACCTCTCCGAGATGCTGGTCCGGGAAGCGACGGCGCTGTCGGTGTTCGGGACGGTGGCGCGGCAGGCGGCCCTGTGGCCCGGAACTCCGGTACTCCTCTGCGCCCCCGACCCGGGGACCGCGAGGTTGCTGGCCGGCGGCGCCTTCGGCCGGCTGGCGGTGTTCGGCTCCACCAGGGAGGCGGTGGCGGCCGAGCCGGGCCGGCGACTGCCCTCGGCCGGCGAACTGCTGCTGCCGCTCGCGGGTTCGGCGAGCCGGGCCCGCGACGTCGTGACGGAGGCCCTCACCCGATGGGAGCTGCCCAATCTGGTCGCCCCGGTCAGCATCGTGGCCACCGAGCTGGTGGCGAATGCGGTGCTGCACGCGCGGACGATGATGGACCTGCGGATCTCCCGGTGTCCTTCCCAGGTGATGCTCTCGGTCTGTGACGGCAGCACCGTCGGGCCCCGGCTCTGCCGCCCGTCGCCCGAGTCGGCGGCTGGTCGCGGGCTGATGCTCGTCGACGCGACGGCCCGGCGGTGGGGAAGCCTGCCCACCGACGGCGGCAAGGTGGTGTGGGCGGTCTTCCACACCGACGCCCGGTCGCCGTACTGA